In Canis lupus dingo isolate Sandy chromosome 12, ASM325472v2, whole genome shotgun sequence, the following proteins share a genomic window:
- the CCHCR1 gene encoding coiled-coil alpha-helical rod protein 1 isoform X9, whose protein sequence is MWPHSSGPRPWASALIGKDPGVMAWWCLDGLPEGLAEPWRKLWRLGSQPLHCVPPFSPPARKGRGRRNLKKRGNIDGWTQNLETSDNVEMFQPSGSTGLIPPSHFQAHPLPTVPRMAPTWVSDIPLVQTSAHQDVSERRPDNQRPQVITWEQDVSGNGQELGRRGRSVEIEGSQALSQQAELISRQLQELRRLEEEVRVLRETSLQQKMKLEAQAMELEALARAEKAGRAEAEGLRAALAGAEVVRKNLEEGSQRELEEIKRLHQEQLLSLTQAHQEALSSLTSKAEGLEKSLNSLETRRAGEAKELAVAQREAELLQKQLSKTEEDLEAQVTLVENLRRYVGEQVPPEVHSQTWESERQELLETVQHLREDRDGLHTTAELLQVRVQSLMHILAMQEEELTRKVQPADSLEPEFSRKCQALLKRWREKVFALMVQLKAQELEHRGCVAQLKGQVAELQEGAVAQSQEQAILQRSLQDKAAEVEVERMSTKALQLELSRAQEAQRRRQQHTATAEEQLRLVANFVSSFQTWLQSTMAEVEGAAARLPCLSSRVSYAVRRVHTIRGLMARKLALAQLRQESCPPAPPATHMSLELEQLREERNRLDAELQLSAHIIQQEVGRAREQGEAERQQLSEVAQQLEQELQRTQESLASVGLQLEAARQGQQESTEEAANLRQELTQQQELYGQALQEKVAEVETRLREQLLETERRLNEARREHGKADLFICS, encoded by the exons ATGTGGCCACATTCATCTGGGCCCAGGCCTTGGGCCAGTGCTTTAATAGGGAAGGACCCAGGAGTCATGGCTTGGTGGTGTCTGGATGGGCTTCCAGAAGGCCTTGCTGAGCCATGGAGAAAACTCTGGAGATTGGGCTCACAGCCCCTGCACTGCGTACCTCCTTTCTCACCTCCGGCAAGGAAAGGCAGAGGCCGTAGAAACTTAAAGAAGAGG GGAAACATAGATGGCTGGACACAGAATCTAGAGACTTCAGATAATGTGGAGATGTTTCAACCTTCAG GTTCCACTGGGTTGATTCCCCCATCCCACTTCCAAGCTCATCCCCTTCCAACTGTACCAAGAATGGCTCCCACCTGGGTTTCAGACATTCCCCTGGTCCAAACCTCAGCCCATCAAGATGTCTCAGAGAGGCGGCCAGACAACCAGAGACCTCAAGTGATCACGTGGGAACAGGATGTTTCTGGCAATGGGCAGGAGCTGGGGCGGAGAGGCAG GTCTGTGGAGATAGAGGGGTCACAGGCCCTGAGCCAGCAGGCTGAGCTGATCTCTCGGCAGCTGCAAGAGCTGCGGCGGCTTGAGGAGGAGGTCCGAGTCCTGCGGGAGACCTCATTGCAGCAGAAGATGAAGCTGGAGGCCCAGGCCATGGAGCTGGAGGCTCTGGCACGGGCGGAGAAGGCTGGTCGGGCTGAGGCTGAGGGCCTGCGTGCTGCCTTGGCTGGGGCTGAGGTTGTCCGAAAGAACCTGGAAGAAGGGAGCCAGCGGGAACTGGAAGAGATTAAGAGGCTGCACCAGGAGCAG CTCTTGTCCTTGACACAGGCACACCAGGAGGCTCTTTCCAGTTTGACCAGCAAAGCTGAGGGCTTGGAGAAATCTCTGAATAGTCTGGAAACTAGGAGGGCAGGGGAAGCCAAGGAGCTGGCTGTGGCCCAGAGAGAGGCCGAGTTGCTACAGAAGCAGCTGAG CAAGACCGAAGAAGACTTAGAGGCACAAGTGACCTTGGTTGAGAATTTAAGGAGATATGTGGGGGAGCAAGTCCCTCCTGAGGTCCACAGCCAGACCTGGGAATCGGAGCGACAGGAGCTTCTAGAAACAGTGCAA CACTTGCGGGAGGACCGGGATGGCCTGCACACCACGGCGGAGCTGCTGCAGGTGCGTGTGCAGAGCCTCATGCACATTCTTGCCATGCAGGAGGAGGAGCTGACCAGGAAG GTCCAGCCTGCAGACTCCCTGGAGCCCGAGTTCAGCAggaagtgccaggccctgctgAAGCGCTGGCGGGAGAAGGTGTTTGCCCTCATGGTGCAGCTGAAGGCCCAAGAGCTGGAGCACAGAGGATGTGTGGCGCAGCTGAAGGGACAG gtGGCAGAGCTCCAGGAGGGAGCTGTGGCCCAGAGCCAGGAGCAGGCCATCCTGCAGCGCTCCCTACAGGACAAAGCcgcagaggtggaggtggagcgGATGAGCACCAAG GCCCTGCAGCTAGAGCTCAGCCGTGCTCAGGAGGCCCAGCGCCGGAGGCAGCAGCACACAGCCACAGCCGAGGAGCAGCTGAGGCTTGTGGCCAATTTTGTCAGCAG CTTTCAGACCTGGCTCCAGAGCACCATGGCTGAAGTGGAAGGGGCTGCAGCCCGGCTGCCCTGCCTCAGCAGCCGAGTCAGCTATGCCGTCCGCAGGGTCCACACGATTCGGG GCCTGATGGCTCGAAAACTGGCCCTTGCTCAGCTGCGCCAGGAGAG ctgccccccagccccgccagcCACACACATGAGCCTTGAGTTGGAGCAGCTGCGGGAAGAACGGAACCGCCTGGATGCAGAGCTGCAGCTGAGTGCCCACATCATCCAGCAGGAGGTGGGCCGGGCCCGGGAGCAAG GGGAGGCGGAGCGGCAGCAGCTGAGTGAGGTCGCCCAGCAGCTAGAGCAGGAGCTGCAAcgcacccaggagtccctggctAGTGTGGGGCTGCAGCTGGAGGCTGCTCGCCAGGGCCAGcaggagagcacagaggaggcTGCCAATCTCCGGCAGGAACTGACCCAGCAGCAGGAGCTCTATGGGCAAG ctctgcaAGAGAAGGTGGCTGAAGTGGAAACCAGGCTGCGGGAACAGCTCTTAGAAACAGAGAGGAGACTGAATGAGGCTCGGAGGGAGCATGGCAAGGCAG atttatttatttgttcatga